A region of the Pseudomonas anguilliseptica genome:
CGGTGGCGTGTTCCGCCACGTCAACCTGCTGCTGCCGGCCAAGGACCCACAGGCGCAGATGGCCTGGATCATCATGGAACCGGCCGACACGCCGCCGATGTCCGGCTCCAACTCGCTGTGCGTGGCCACGGTGCTGCTGGAAACCGGCATCCTGCCGATGCAGGAACCCGTCACCCGGCTGTGCCTGGAGGCCCCGGGCGGGCTGATCGAGGTGCTGGCCGAGTGTCACGATGGCAAGGTGCAGCAGGTGCAGGTGCGCAACCTGCCGTCCTTCGCCGACCGCCTGGACGCCATGCTCGAAGTCGAAGGCCTGGGCACGCTCAAGGTCGACACCGCCTACGGCGGCGACAGCTTTGTGATCGCCGATGCCCAGGCCCTGGGTTTTGCCCTGAGCGCCGACGAGGCCGCCGACCTGGCCGCCAGCGGACTGAAGATCACCCGTGCGGCCAACGAGCAGCTGGGCTTCGTCCATCCACTGAACTCGGACTGGGCGCATGTCTCCTTCTGCCAGCTGGCCGGCCCGCTGGAGCGCCTGAACGGCGTGCTGACGGCGGC
Encoded here:
- a CDS encoding proline racemase family protein — protein: MRSSKVIHIVSCHAEGEVGDVIVGGVASPPGDTLWAQSRWIAEDQRLRNFVLNEPRGGVFRHVNLLLPAKDPQAQMAWIIMEPADTPPMSGSNSLCVATVLLETGILPMQEPVTRLCLEAPGGLIEVLAECHDGKVQQVQVRNLPSFADRLDAMLEVEGLGTLKVDTAYGGDSFVIADAQALGFALSADEAADLAASGLKITRAANEQLGFVHPLNSDWAHVSFCQLAGPLERLNGVLTAASAVVIRPGKVDRSPTGTGCSARMAVLQRRGQLQVGEAFVGRAWITGTHQHLLDPDDPWPEGYRLSDTWPVEA